The sequence TGATCACTGGCCAAAGTATATACACTGTTTTATTGTAGGGTCAAAAGGAAAGGTGCATATTTAAGAACGAACTGCAACAAAAGTCAGCACAGCCTTCATTAGTGAGACtccattctttcattttttaatattttgtatgcCCGCCTTTTGATGACAGATTGGATCCTCCTGGGCACGGATGATACCAGTCTTCCACAAATCTGTGCAGAGATGTTCTGTCATTCTTCATAGATGATTCTTTTCAGCTGATCTTTGCCTGAGGAGTTTTCCTTCCACCTTCCAAAAGGTGTTCTTTTGAATTCAGGTCAGGGATCATACTTGGCCAGGTCATagttttcacaatttttattctttataaattcttgtgtgattttttgcagtgtgtttgggatCAATGCCATGTTGGAAAATTCATCTCCTGCCAACCTTCTTCAGATTGGGAGTCATCTTTTCATTATGTATTTAGGTATACAAACTTGCATTCATAGTGCCATATATAAATGTCATCTCCCCTACACCTTTTGCACTCATGCAGCCCCAGATCAGCACACTCCCACCTGCATGTTTCACAGTCAGCACTATGCAGTCACTGTGGCAGTCCTGGCAAGGTCCACACCAAACGAAATGCTGGACCTTATCTGATCCAAACTTATTCATTTTGGTTTCATCCAACCAAAGAATGTGCTGCCAATATTCATcaggtttattttcatgttctttggcaAAGTTTAATCTTGCAGTTTTGTGCTATTTTATGAgcaactgttttctttttggaccTCGCCCATAGAGGTTGACTTCATGCAATGTCCTTCACATTGTCTGAGcagtcactgaaacaccaaTTTCCACAGATAATCCTTGTGCCAAGTCAGAAGCACTTGCCtgtctgtttttcaatgcaaaGTTGCAGAAATAGCAAATTCTGGgtactgtcatttttcaaggatGACCACTGTGCCTTCTGTTATTGTTAGTATGCCTCCTGTACCTCCTAACCACTGCTACAGCCATGTTTTGTCTTCTGTTCAGTAGCCTACGGATGATCTTGTAACTTCTCCAATCTTTATGAAGTCTCACAGTTTGGTTTCTTACTTGTTCAGGCAATTCCTCACCATGTGGATCCATGGTGCATTACACACAACCCAGGCCAAAAGTGAGATGGTTGTGGTATTCACAGGTTCTTTTATAACCTTGTTCAGGCAGTTAGCCTTAACTGGAAATCACAGGTGTTATTACTTTTGTGGTCAGAGGTGTACTGACTTTTGTTTCGGTGGTCACAGGTGTGCTCACTTCTGTTGCATTGAGGCTGCACTTTGAGGCCTGTATTTTCAATGTAGTCCAtctaacctgtttgtttttaattataaataagatcaaatacCTTACACTTCATCCTAAAATACTACAATTCTTGTTAGATGATATAATTTTGaatcttttaacattttagtgatattgcaCGGTGGTTTActtttgttatatactgtatatgtcttCTACTGTCTTCCTCAGCTCACTGAGTCTATCATCTATGCCTATTACAGTGGATCTAATTATATCTAAAGGTAcattgcatgatttacaattcaaCTCTTTAtgtatcttatactgacccttgacacagcccctcagttcagcctctgtctgaaaccagctgtttcagctcctgtctctttgaggcccccctcctgatgagctcactctgttctgattggttagcttccagaagTCTGCCAAGAGGCTTCAGATGCTACATAAACAAACgatagtagcaggatttcacttttttctcattctctactcaaaatgtcaacttctcagatACATCTATATATGTTTGAGCTGGAacctgatccaaaatatgagagtgaatgATATGGAAAAAGCTTAGCAccaaccttagcaaccaatgCTACAGAAGGGacagccatttgtgggcatgtgcgaatGATCTCACATCAGTTTGAGGTAACTCTGCTAACAAAGTGCTCAGAGCAGgttggcttttgacttgaaagagtaatttctacatatgttcacttcaagttttggaacttttacatgtctaacatagacatccaacattaatAGTATATAAATCACAGAAAATTACTAAAAGCATGTTAAGTCTCCTTTAAATAACAATGGGTCAAAGAGGTCAAGatacaatttttttgtttttgatgactTGGAGGGATTCTGTCTGATCAGCAGCTCCTTTgcattttctcttcacttttagTGAAATTATAGTTTGATCTGTCCTCCCCACCAGAGGATGCTGATGGGTTTCAACTTTGctgaacagaaacactttttaatGCCAGGGCATATCATATGGGGTATGGGGTGGGTGAATTGTTTAAATCCATCTTctgcttttactgtaaaaaaaaaaaaaaaccaaaacaccacccattggtttctggACTGCAGTTTTGAAGCCTCGAATTGAGTGATTTGATtatcgccatcttggatttgaccatcGCCTCACCTCACCAATATCACTGATGCTCGGTAGATGGGTACCAATAATGTTCTGGGCAGTTTTAATCACCTGCCGCAGAGCCTTCCTGTCTTGGTGCACATCCCATgccaatttgtgatgtttctaGTCAGGATACTTGAGATGGGAATTTTGCCCTCTTAAGTTTCTTTAAGAAATACAGTTGTTTCTgagaattcttttttttttttttttttttttactagttGAGATGTGTGATGTCCATGACAGGTTCTCTGTGATGCTGATACACAGGAACTTAAAACTGTTCATCTGCTCCACCTCAGCTCCCCTGATGTAGACAGGGCTGTGTGTATTTGCCtccttttttctaaaatcaacaatCAGCTCCTTGGTTTTGTTGACACTGAGCAGTAGGTTGTTCTCTGTCCACCATTCTGCAAGATTGTTGATTTCCTCCCGATATGAACTCTCATTGTTGTTTGAAATCTGGCTGATGATGGTGGTGTTGTATGCAAACTTCACAACAGAGGGAATGCAAAACCTATTGTGAGGTAACACAAAAGTAGTTCAGAAAATAATTCCCATGACCTTTCAGGGGCTTCATACTCTACAGTATCAATgggtaaaaactgaaaatgatgaGCATTATTCATAAACTGCCCAAAATGGaaaggattcatcctcttggaaacatgaatgtgtgcagtAAATTCCACTGCAATCACCCATGCTTTTTTGATAATGTAGAATTTAACAGTACATATTTTGCATCTCTGAGGGTGTTGTCTGCAAATATCAAAAAAGGACAGCAGCACGACTTTGACCTGAGCGGCTGTATTATGTTAGAAATTCACATttcaaataagcatattttgtGCTGATGAATTGCAATATACAAAGGTGAAAGTCAAACTCCTTTTCAGAGAGGTAGCTCATGTAGTGAGCTAAGGCAGTGAGCTTGGTTGGGTCTTGCTCAACAAGCTGGACTCCAGATAGATGACTTTACTAAACCTGGGCAGGAAAACATTTAAGGTAACTGAGTCTGAATGATTCAGCTGATGGGAAAACAATCCTGTCAACTGATATGTTTTACAATATATGTGATTTAGTTTGAATTTTGCATCTACTGCAATTAGAATACTTTAAAAGTTAGTCAAAAGTAATCACTGCAAACTCAGTTTTGATGAGAATTAGTTACTGTTCATCAGCATTATTTCATAATGGCCATTTTATTTTAGATTGCAACAATAATTAAaattcaaacattaaaatatatataatgttgaGGTGCTCTGAATAAACTTGACACATGATGCATTACCTTGTTTCatacagttgtttttatttgaatgtaaacataattttCAGACTAAAGAAATATGACATGTCTTGTTAAAGCCCCCTTActcttgaaatgtgtttttattttgtgcttaCTGTTCCCTGAGTTGGATATTTGAGCTCCACTActtgacactagaaggctgttttcacattaatttctctgtgctcaccttaaatctgagttcaaGGTTTATACTtataagcatgatttgtgacatcacaaatagtttggagctAATCGTGGTCCAGTTTGCAACTTACacaaagtgtgatgtggaaacttgaagcctccagtgcacatacactgagaatggactttacagtgaactagaagacatcttgtgtccaggaaaacttttgaagtgaacatatttgcatattcatagattctggatttttcaatgagggaggcGTAGAGGATTTCTAATTATAGAACTGAAAATTCATATGTATTTGAACATATATGGTAGGGACCTTTTGCAAGTTGAAACTCTGATATGAAAGGTTCAACAGGCTTTGGCATGTAAATATAGATAGTTTTGAGTTCATGGACCACCACTAATGATTCACCAGCTACTCATCATCCTCATACAGGACTTCATCTATGAGCACATCATTGTCGTTGACGGGAATTTCCTGACACAGCTGCTCTTTGAAGGCCAAGGCGATGGTGTAAGGCTTTCCTTTGGGGTGTCTGATGCAGCGCTCCAAGTAGGTGTCATAGAAGCCCTTCCCCCGTCCCAGACGCTTCCCTGACATGTCAAAACCCAGGCCTGGCATCAGGATCAGGTCCAGACCTCCTGGACAATGAGAACAGACAATGCAGTCAGTGATAAAGGTCTCTTGTAAATATCTGTCTTtgccaatatatatataaaccagCTACAGCCAAACCTTATCCAAAACTTTGTATATTCTTTATATCTGCAGATATCTCAGAGTTACATTTAATACTTTATAGATCTTAATACCAATGATAAAAAATTAAGACAAAATTAAGACAATTAAATTTTGTCAGCAGAAAATTCATATTGTGTTATCAATTGAATTATTGAAAATGACTCATTTGGGTTAACTATTTAACACATGCTCTTAACAAGACTGAAACAGAAGTATAACACTTTTTGAGTGGTGTCCCCCTTTCCTAGATGTAAATACCATATACTCTATTTGCTGTATTTATCTATTTAACAGAAGTAATTAATTGCACATTTTTCTactttggtgtttttctttcagtgttaAGCTGTTGTCATGAAAGTCCAGACTTCCCCAATACAGACTACAGACACTGCAACATTTGTCATGaatgacatttttgtgaatgaaatttgCTCACAAAGCCAAGCTTTTAATGGTAATTTGAGGGAATTCATTAAGCTAATGATCAAATGTCACAAACATGCACCATGTTCATTAAAAGATGACATTCATCAAGCTGAAATGAGCAAGTTTGTGTAGTTATAAAGCTTTGCTGAATTCAGCTTGGGACATTTGTGAGGGCAAAACATTACAGTATAAAGTAAGAGAGGTTTAGGATAAAAATACATGTTGGAGACATTCTTCTCCCTGAATATGTGTAAATGTTACCAAAATATAATGTATACAATCACATGTTCGGTCTCTCAATACTAAAAGCTTGTACATTTAATCTTTGAACCTagctgacagtgacagtgatatTCCAATCTAAAGAATGAGATCTGGTTCATTCAGGGTCATCCATCTCTCATTATACACAACAAGCAGTCTGACTAAAGTAGCAGCAGTATTCTTATTATCTCCAGCTGAgaacaaaacagtttttgacAGGATCTCCGGCTCtgcatagaaaatgaatgggacCCATCAATTTGACATTCATCAACAGATTTGGTGCCTCCGCACCAAAGCTCAAATTATAGTTGCCGCGTCCGCGAGTGTCCGCTAGGGTCCACGTGACGAACATCTCGTCATCAGAGGGTGTGCGCGTGGGCTCTGTGCAGACATCCGTGTACCTGCAACGTTGTGTTCCTGTAGACGGCGATCTGACGGCATGTGTGGAGCGTGTTCTCCGAGCGGATGTTGatcagagtcaacttttggagaaacgcgATTTGACGTCACgctgcagtggccaatcacagccagcgATCggactgatcagagctgtaaaacaTTCCTAAAAGTGAACAACTACAACATCTTCTATATGAATCAAATTCATATGCCTATCAGAAACATGGTTACACGACAATTTACGCTGCTGACATATAAGTGCACAGCTACGATATGTTTAGACTTGGAACGTATTGGTTTCAAATTAACTCTCTCGGCCCAAATGTCATTCGCTACTGACGAAGACTCCTTTAGTGGAAACACGTTGGTATATCCATATATTAATAAAGGATATTTAACTCACTATCAGTGCCTTGGATGCTTTTCTGACTGCCC comes from Thunnus maccoyii chromosome 1, fThuMac1.1, whole genome shotgun sequence and encodes:
- the mthfs gene encoding 5,10-methenyltetrahydrofolate synthetase (5-formyltetrahydrofolate cyclo-ligase) isoform X2, translating into MDDEVRTEEIIKDVFKGGKSCFIPRYESSSTHMDMLKLNSLQDMETLPLTSWNIQQPADDDNSREEALAAGGLDLILMPGLGFDMSGKRLGRGKGFYDTYLERCIRHPKGKPYTIALAFKEQLCQEIPVNDNDVLIDEVLYEDDE